One region of Triticum aestivum cultivar Chinese Spring chromosome 6B, IWGSC CS RefSeq v2.1, whole genome shotgun sequence genomic DNA includes:
- the LOC123136112 gene encoding uncharacterized protein, with product MTMISEDGDISALLSEPNLDEEQAVTSGSDDFLPAILESIKSNEKEVELSPEEAAWADSCFVQTSELSDEDWGALKQALLDSLQEPIEGSRDTTEVMLDQGTHALSEAESHSLHVEKDAQDDNVEMEQQGNSDDDKDATEVGDVTNVIRGADEHGRQMDGYTADELVSSEVIEQAESRDSIFKVWDLDVSFSEDESELELIKDLKKLLKCKPQDATYPPPGDAAKALSEINVDELVASLSNLSLQRNQ from the coding sequence ATGACCATGATTTCTGAAGATGGAGATATCTCAGCTCTGCTCTCTGAACCAAATCTAGATGAAGAGCAGGCTGTGACTTCTGGATCCGATGATTTCTTGCCTGCTATTTTGGAATCTATTAAGTCAAACGAAAAGGAAGTCGAACTTTCACCTGAGGAGGCAGCTTGGGCTGATTCGTGTTTTGTGCAGACTTCTGAACTGTCAGATGAAGACTGGGGTGCATTGAAGCAAGCCTTGCTTGATTCCCTTCAAGAGCCAATTGAAGGTTCACGCGATACCACTGAGGTCATGCTTGACCAAGGCACCCATGCACTTTCAGAGGCGGAATCCCACAGTCTGCATGTGGAAAAAGATGCTCAGGATGATAATGTAGAGATGGAGCAACAAGGCAATAGCGATGATGACAAGGATGCTACTGAAGTTGGGGACGTTACAAATGTAATTAGAGGTGCAGATGAGCATGGCAGGCAAATGGACGGATACACTGCAGATGAGCTGGTTTCATCTGAAGTCATCGAGCAGGCAGAGTCGAGGGATTCTATCTTCAAGGTTTGGGATCTAGACGTGTCGTTCTCCGAGGATGAGAGCGAGCTCGAACTCATCAAGGACCTCAAGAAACTCCTCAAGTGCAAGCCTCAGGATGCTACGTATCCGCCTCCTGGTGACGCAGCCAAGGCTCTGAGCGAGATAAACGTTGATGAACTTGTGGCGAGCTTGAGTAACTTGTCGCTGCAGCGAAACCAGTAG